In the genome of Oxalobacter aliiformigenes, one region contains:
- a CDS encoding 4Fe-4S dicluster domain-containing protein, which translates to MNRFVIAEPDKCIGCRTCEIACVLAHPTGAENDLTPENFHPRLKVVKGLSMSAPVQCHHCENAPCVNVCPTNALVYRENTVQLIEERCIGCQTCVLACPFGAMQIVTRPVRQAELGPLTVRKTVRVAHKCDFCIDVPEGPQCAKVCPTKALHIIDMGKLEEKISQKREKSAFNLPPDAFR; encoded by the coding sequence CAGAACCCGATAAGTGTATTGGATGCCGCACCTGTGAGATCGCATGTGTGCTGGCGCATCCGACTGGCGCGGAAAACGATCTGACGCCAGAAAACTTTCATCCCAGACTGAAAGTGGTCAAGGGATTGTCCATGTCTGCACCCGTTCAGTGCCATCATTGCGAAAATGCACCTTGTGTCAATGTGTGTCCGACCAATGCGCTGGTTTACCGGGAAAATACCGTCCAGCTTATTGAAGAGCGCTGCATCGGTTGTCAGACATGTGTGCTGGCCTGTCCTTTCGGTGCCATGCAAATTGTTACCAGACCGGTCAGACAGGCCGAACTGGGGCCTTTGACAGTTCGCAAGACCGTTCGTGTCGCCCATAAATGCGATTTCTGCATTGATGTTCCGGAAGGTCCTCAATGCGCGAAGGTTTGTCCGACCAAGGCACTGCATATCATCGACATGGGCAAACTGGAAGAAAAAATCAGCCAGAAACGTGAGAAGTCCGCTT